TCATCGGTTGCGATGATGAAATCCCGGATTTTTTCCTATCTGGAAAAATACACCCCCTATGTTCATTTGCGCAAAGGCATGCCGTTTTATGTCGAGGTGATGAGCACGGTGGATTTTTCCAAGCGGCAGCTGGGCGGCGTCACGTATGAGGGGCTGGTCAAAACCACGCGGGAGCGCGAGGAGCGCGCCTTGCAGGCGTTGCAGGCCGGATGGTCCCCCGCGGCGTTTGATTCCGCCTCGCTGCCCAGCGCGCGCCAATACCTTGGCGTGTCCTCCTCGCAGGAATTCCGGCGCGCGCTGCAAATGGCCGAGGCCGTCAAATAATCCGGGATGGCAAAGGTTTTTAAGCCATATCTCACCGAAACCGGAAATCCCGCAAAAATCCGCTGGCACGCCCGCGCCGGAAAGGAATGATTGCACCGGCAAACAAACCGCTGCGCTCCCCTTATCTGCGCGATGAATCCGTCCTTGGCTCCCACGCACGCCAAACCGCGCCATGCGTCAGTTGATGGCCAGTCCAGCCGCACGGGCCAAGGCGTGCTGACGGGTGTCGAAAGTGCAAAAACGGGTGGCCTTGAGTACGCGGGCGGCGGCCACGTGCAGCAAGTCCAGCGTGCGCACGCCGATTGCCGGTGTGTGCGCGCGGGAAATCCTTTCGGCTTCCTGCCAGAGGGCATAGGCGGGGATTGGCCGGGGAACCAATTCTCCGTTTTTCATCGCCGCCTGGATGGTATTTTCTATGCCGCGCACGTCCGCCAGCACAATTTTCCTGCGTGTCACGCAAGTGCGGACGGCGTTATTGAATTCGAGGCGCTGCCACGGCGTCCAGAAGGCATCCGGGTTTGCCGCCCGCAAGGACCGCGCGGCGGGATAATTGGAATCCCGCATGTAGAGGGAAATCCAGATCGACGTGTCAAAGTATGCGCTCATTCGCGGCCCGGAATGATGCGCCATAATTCCTCGCCTTCGAAACGGCCCTTGAAGCGCTCGGTAAGCTTGTCGTAGTCGAGCTTGCCCCGGCGGCTCACGTCGCCGCCCGCGACCTTGCCCAGCACGTAAGCGTTGAGGCTTTTTTTGGCGCGGCGCGCCTCGGCTTGCAGGCGTTTCTTTTCCTTGGCGTCAACTTTCAGCGTGATGGTGGCAGTAGGCATAGCGTGCACCATGGTCACACTCGCCAGAGTGTCAAGGGAGCGGCGGCGGGCGGCGATGATGGGTTGGCGGTGCCTCGTTGCCGGCCCGTGCCAATTTTGCGGGCCAATTCCGGGGTTAACACCGTCACCGGCGATGACAACAAACTGTTGGGGTAGCATTCGTTAGCATTGATTATATTGGGATTATGCTTGTTATATGAACAGGGACCGGCGCGCTTGGTAAAACGGCGCGCCGGTTTTTTGAGCCTTTCTCTGGCGATAAATTTTACTGTAAGATTTTCTTGATTTTTTGCGGTGCGCGGCCTCATTGAAGCGTTCGTTGCTTCTCGGCAGGGACTCTCAACCGTCACGGGACTCTTCGTTAGAATTGACTGAAACGGAAAACTCTGACGGATTGCGGCCAAGTTCGCGCCTGATACTGCACATCGCCAGCGAAAGCAAAATCCGCCCCGAAATCCGTTTAAGCACGTTCGTTGTCGTCCTTTTCGCTGCGTTTTCGGCGTTTCCCATTCCACCCATTTCCTGGGGGAAAAGTAGAATGGAAACGCCGGGACTGCCATTCTGCCACGTCGTGGATTCTCCCAAGGTCAACCCGCCGCCTTCCGCCACCTCCGCATGACCTTCGCCGGGCGCGTCAAATGCATCTACATCGATCCGCCCTACAACACCGGCAACCGCGACTTTGTCTATAACGACCGCTTCGTTGACGCAATGACGCCTGGCGGCATGCGAATTCATGTGGCAGCGCCTCTCGCTGGCGAAGGATTTGTTGAAACAGGACGGCGTGATTTTTGTTTCGATTGATGACAATGAAATCTACGCACTCGACTTGTTGATGAATAAAATCTTCGGCGAGGATAATTTATTCTTATCCCCGGATTTTCGAAAATTTTGAAACGTTTCATAGAGAGGACGCCCATAATGGTTTTGTGGGTGTGGACGTTTCCGGAACGGGGCGTTCTCCAACGCATATCAATCGGAAAAATCATGAACATCATAGTTGAGCAGCAAGTTGAACAAAAACGCCCGGGATTCTTCCACGGGAAGTGGTTTGGGCGCGCCAGGGCCGGACGCAGGGGGTTTACCCTTCCTGAAATCCTGCTGACCCTGGGAGTGATCGCCATTTTCACCAGCATCGTGGCGATCATGGCCTTGAATACCAACGCTCCGGCGGTGGCCCGGTCGGTCAGGGACAAGGTGGTGGTCTCGCAGATCAATGACAAGGCCAAGGCGCTGCATGCGTTTGGCGTTGATTTCAGCGGGGTCTCCTCGGTGCAGGACCTGGTGGATATTTTGGGGAATCCCAGCATTCCCGATGAATTTGACGGCCTGTATCTGGTCTACACCGTCGATCCTTCGGTTGATATCACCAAGCTTGAGCTGGTGCCGGCCACCACGAATGCGCCGCCGACGGTCCAGATGGCGCCTTGATGGTTTTGGTCCGGGCGACAGGCCGGGTTTGAGCCCGGCTTGTTGTTTTTATAAAATTGATCATGAAACAGCATTTTATTTTTTGCGCCGTTTTTTTTCACGGCCGCCGCCGTTGCGGAATGACCATGATGGAAATTCTCGTGACCCTTGCGCTGCTGGCGATTCTGGCCGGGGCGGCGACGGTGATGCACCAGGCGCCGATGGGCAATGCGGTGGCGGCGGTTTCGGCCAAGTCGGCGGCGGCCCGGTGCCAGGCGCTGGACACGGCCAAGCAGGTGTTTCGGAGCCGGGTGGCGGATGCGGACGCGGTTTGGGCCGCCCTGGGTTCCAACGATGCAAAATATGCGGCGTTGCGCGCGCCTGACGGCTCCACGCAGTTTTCTTATCTGCCCATGGCCCCGGCGTCGCTGGCCGATTATATCGGCCCGGGGTTTTATGTCAATCTGACCACTTTATATGACAAGTGCGTGCTGACGCGCAACGGCGTGATCGTCCCCTATTGACATGGCCCGGTTTTTTTTATCCCGACTGTTTTGGGGCGGGCCGCGCGGCGGTAACCGGCGTCCCGCGCGGCGCGTTCGCGGCGGTTATGCGCTGGTCGAGGTGCTGCTCGCCGTGGTGCTTTCGTCGGTGTTCATGCTGGGATTCATGGCGTTGTTTTCCGCCGTTTTCGAGGCGGGCCGCGCGCCGGAGCGCACGGCTGCCTTTCCCGCGCCTCCGCCGGACGGCACACCCCTGGCTCCGGGGAGTGGACTGACCCGGGAGGAGGTGGCGTCCCGGTGGAACAGGTATGAGCGCATTCCCGCGGCGCACGCGGTCCGGGGCGCGGCGGTTTTGTTTTCGGATTTTTTGCAATTGCTGGAGCATGCGGATCTCGTGGTGGTGCTGGGCGGGACGGGCAATGTGCAGTCCGGCGCCAACGGCGTGCCGGAGCCGCGGCATTCGGATGGTTCGCCGCAACCGGGCCCGGGGCTCGGGCTCTTTGCGGAGGTGGCGGGTTACGAGTGGAATTTTGACAACCCCCGGTTTCTGGCCACGTCCCACGGGGTGCGGGTCTGGCTGGAGTCCCGGGGCGTTTCGGATTTTTCCAATGCCGGCGGCTTTACGGTTTTGTTTTTTCGCGGCGCGGGGGATTTGATCGGCGCGACGGAATGCGCCGCGCAGGCGGACGGCGGGTTTGTGTTGCATGCCGTGAACCACTGGCGCGAGCCCATGGTGGACGGGGAATTTACCGGGGAAGGCCTGGCCCTGCATAGTTTTTATCGGTGCTATACAGAAGGGACTCCGGGAGGTTTGTTCATGGGCGCCAGCCATAATTGGCACCGGTTCGATCCCTGGTGGCAGCGGTTTGAGGAAGGGCCCTGCAGAGTGGTGTTTCCCGATCCGGGTTACCATGCGTCCCGCGTTTCGGCGGGAGTGTCCCGTTTTGTATTCCTGCTCGATCCTTTGAATTAACCCAGACGGAAATTTTTATGAATTCATCCTGTGTTTTTTTGTCCATGCATTCTCGTAATTCCCGCCGGGGGTATGTTTTTGTGTGGGTGCTGCTTTTTTTGTCCGCCCTGATGTCCCTGGCCTATATCGTGACGCAAAATGCGTTGTCGCACATGCGCATGTTCGAGGGGCTGGATGATGCGCATCGCCAGGTGATGGAGCGCCGGGTGCTGTCGCAGGGGTTGAAGGAATCGGCTTTATCATTGTGCCTTGCGCCGGAGGATGCGCTTTTGGGCCTGGGGGATGACGGGGATTCCCCGGGCCGCGCGGTTTCCCAGATGGCTTGGGCCCGGTATGTTCCGAACCATCAGTTCGGCAATGTGACGTATGGCGTGCCCGAAACCACGACCAATGACTTGCAGCCCGGGTTTTCGAATTTCTGGTTTTCGATGGGCGGTGGTTTCGACCATTGTGTCCGGACGGGTTCGCCCTTCCGGGTGTTTCCGCAGGGGTTTCCCTATTACGCCGCGAACATGGCCGGCGCGGTGACGGATGGCTCCTTGCAGTCACCTTCGCAGTATGCGGGTTCCGGCCGGTTGAATGGGTTGGGTTATGCGGTTTCGCAATATTTGCTGACCGGGCCTTTTTATGAATATACCAATCCGGAGTGGGAGCCATCGGAGGATATTTTACGGCAGGTGGCTCATCGTCCCTCCCTGGAGCAATCCAGATTTTCCGGCCGGTTGCGCCTTTTCGGGGTGCCCCTTACAAATTTTACCCAAATCGCCTATGGGTTTTCTTCGTCGGGCACTTCGCGGCCGCAGGCGGGTTTTTCAGTGTCCGAGGCGGTGCCCGGGGTGGACCAGCGGCTGGTCACGACCATGCGGGACGCTTCGCGGGATCCGACCTTGTTTGCCGATTTGCTGGTTTCCGCTTCCCCGGGTGGCGATGGAGATTCCGGAGGTGAAGGGGAGGACGGCGGCTCCGGGCCGGCGGTTCCGGGCCTTGAAAATTTGCTGCCGTATCGCTACCGGGAGGCGGTTTCGCTGGGTTGGGATGCGTTTGAATTTATGTTTGCCGCAAAACCTCCGGAATATTTTCCGGCGGGCGCCTTGCGCAATTCCTCCGTCTGGCTGGATTCGATTGCGCGGCAGTTTGCGCCGGGGGTGG
This genomic stretch from Termitidicoccus mucosus harbors:
- a CDS encoding type II toxin-antitoxin system VapC family toxin gives rise to the protein MSAYFDTSIWISLYMRDSNYPAARSLRAANPDAFWTPWQRLEFNNAVRTCVTRRKIVLADVRGIENTIQAAMKNGELVPRPIPAYALWQEAERISRAHTPAIGVRTLDLLHVAAARVLKATRFCTFDTRQHALARAAGLAIN
- a CDS encoding prepilin-type N-terminal cleavage/methylation domain-containing protein; the encoded protein is MNIIVEQQVEQKRPGFFHGKWFGRARAGRRGFTLPEILLTLGVIAIFTSIVAIMALNTNAPAVARSVRDKVVVSQINDKAKALHAFGVDFSGVSSVQDLVDILGNPSIPDEFDGLYLVYTVDPSVDITKLELVPATTNAPPTVQMAP
- a CDS encoding prepilin-type N-terminal cleavage/methylation domain-containing protein; the encoded protein is MKQHFIFCAVFFHGRRRCGMTMMEILVTLALLAILAGAATVMHQAPMGNAVAAVSAKSAAARCQALDTAKQVFRSRVADADAVWAALGSNDAKYAALRAPDGSTQFSYLPMAPASLADYIGPGFYVNLTTLYDKCVLTRNGVIVPY